The DNA sequence TCCAGATCCACGTTAACGACATCCAAATCCTTCTTCAGATTCGTCAAGCCCACATTGTTGAACAAGGTCGTGATTTTCCCATAGTGCTGCACCGTAAATTCAACCGCTTCCTGAATCGAAGCTCCATCTCCGGCATCAAGAAATACGCCCACCGCATCTCCGCCTTGGGCTTTAATATGCTCTGCCGCTTCTTTTGCCCCATCGGCGTTAAAATCAGCAATGACTACTTTAGCCCCTTCTTTCGCCAATAAATTGGCAGTGGACAATCCTATTCCAGAAGCGCCTCCAGTGATCAGCGCTACCTTGTCGTTCATTTTTGCCATTTTTTCCAGGCTCCTTTCGACACTCATGGTATGAGTAGTATACCTAAAATTTAGATATCTAAATATTTAACGTCTAAATACTAGCAGAATATTTATTCTTATGCAACGGAGAATTTTAAATAGAATGAATTCTGATGGCCAAGCGTCGCAACGAAAAAAAGAGGGCTGCGGCACCCTCTTCCTTACAGGCCTATTTCCCATTTTGCGACGGGCTAATATGATGGACAACGACGCAAAAGGAGGCTCCTCGGATGCACCGGCAGCAGTATCCCGGGCTAACGCTTACGGTGCGTGGTATAATATGCTTAACTGATGAATTAAGAGAATATAGGTGCGTGAACAGATGGAAATAAAGCCGGAACATACAGCCAAAGAAAAAAAGCCGTTATACCTTACCGTATACGATGAACTTTTCAAAAGAATCATGAATGGTACCTTTCCCGCCAAAAGCCAATTGCCAACGGAGCCCGAACTTGCCAAAATGTTCGATGTGAGCAGAATGACGTTAAGGCAAGCACTGGCTCTATTGCAGGATGACGGGCTCGTGAAGAGCTTTCATGGCAAGGGAAACTTTGTTACCGGGTCTCGAATCGAGCAGAGAAGCGTGGGTCTCGAGAAAATCGGAAATCCGGTGTATAAGTGCCATACGGAGGACATTGACCACGTCGATATCCAGTTCAGACTGGATTTGGAGAGTGACTACACCAAGGAAGTCCTGAACAGAAGAGCGACCGCCGTAGTAGCCATTGAACGCTGGTATAAGAGTAAGGGACAAGCGGTGGCTTTCGCGTTTACCTTTATGGCCATTGAGGCTGCATCTGAATTGAACCTGGACCTCCAAAATGAAGAGCAGCTGCTGGACATGCTTGAGAATAAGGTATATGAGCTCGCGAACTCGGCAACGGTGGAGGTCAAACATTCCACGGTGATGAATTCCACGTCTCAGAAATTTGAACTTGATGGCGGCGAGGTATGCGATTTGCTGCTGGAAAGTCTATATGTGAATGAACAGTATCCTATTGTATACAACAAATATTATATTCCTAAAGAATTTAGCCGGATTAAGATCAATGCGACGAAGTAGCCATACCGATATCGACAGAATCTACGAACCGATATCACTTATATAAGACGTTATGTACTTGCAGGGCAGTGGGTCTCCTTAAAGGAGGCCGGCTGCCTTTTTTTCATATGAGCCCAAATGGGAGAGAGTATGCGGCAAGCTTTTCCAAAAAAGATAGGTTGATAAGGCATGAGACGTGTGGTATTTTAATTATGTACTAATTAGACAACTTATTATACAACTATACCAATTTGTAAAAGAGAGGGAGATTTGAGTTGAATACATCTATGCATAAAGAAACGCCGCATATTAAACCTGGAGGCGTCGAAATCGCCGAAACGATTCTTTTGCCGGGGGATCCGCTAAGAGCGAAATTTATTGCAGATAATTATTTGGAAGATGTCGTTCAGTTCAATAACGTGCGCGGCATGCTGGGCTACACGGGCACGTTCAAGGGAAGAAAAATATCCGTGATGGGGA is a window from the Paenibacillus sp. J23TS9 genome containing:
- a CDS encoding GntR family transcriptional regulator; its protein translation is MEIKPEHTAKEKKPLYLTVYDELFKRIMNGTFPAKSQLPTEPELAKMFDVSRMTLRQALALLQDDGLVKSFHGKGNFVTGSRIEQRSVGLEKIGNPVYKCHTEDIDHVDIQFRLDLESDYTKEVLNRRATAVVAIERWYKSKGQAVAFAFTFMAIEAASELNLDLQNEEQLLDMLENKVYELANSATVEVKHSTVMNSTSQKFELDGGEVCDLLLESLYVNEQYPIVYNKYYIPKEFSRIKINATK